Proteins found in one Oncorhynchus mykiss isolate Arlee chromosome 17, USDA_OmykA_1.1, whole genome shotgun sequence genomic segment:
- the LOC110494762 gene encoding mitogen-activated protein kinase 14A isoform X5 codes for MGPTLYSSSYDVKSGQKMAVKKLSRPFQSIIHAKRTYRELRLLKHMKHENVIGLLDVFTPATSLEEFNDVYLVTHLMGADLNNIVKCQKLTDDHVQFLIYQILRGLKYIHSADIIHRDLKPSNLAVNEDCELKILDFGLARHTDDEMTGYVATRWYRAPEIMLNWMHYNMTVDIWSVGCIMAELLTGRTLFPGTDHINQLQQIMRLTGTPPACLISQMPSHEARNYINSLPQMLKRNFADVFVGANPQAVDLLEKMLVLDTDKRITASEALAHPYFSQYHDPDDEPESEPYDQSFESRELEIEEWKRLTYEEVCSFEPLPFDGDEMES; via the exons CTCGTCGTATGACGTGAAGTCTGGGCAGAAGATGGCGGTGAAGAAGCTGTCCAGGCCGTTCCAGTCAATTATCCACGCTAAGAGGACCTACAGAGAACTAAGGCTCCTGAAACACATGAAACACGAGAAT GTGATTGGTCTGTTGGATGTGTTCACGCCTGCCACCAGCCTAGAGGAATTCAACGACGT GTACCTGGTGACCCACCTGATGGGGGCGGACCtcaacaacatagtgaagtgtcaGAAGCTGACAGACGACCATGTGCAATTCCTCATATACCAGATCCTCAGGGGACTCAag TATATCCATTCAGCAGACATCATCCACAGA gaTTTGAAGCCCAGTAATCTGGCAGTGAATGAGGACTGTGAGCTcaag ATCCTGGACTTTGGTTTGGCGCGACACACTGATGATGAGATGACTGGTTATGTAGCGACCAGGTGGTACCGCGCCCCAGAGATCATGCTGAACTGGATGCATTACAACATGACAG tggacATCTGGTCAGTCGGCTGCATCATGGCAGAGCTGCTCACTGGGCGGACGTTATTCCCCGGCACCGACC ATATAAACCAGCTGCAGCAGATCATGAGGCTGACAGGAACGCCCCCGGCCTGTCTCATTAGCCAGATGCCCAGCCACGAG GCCAGAAACTACATCAACTCCCTTCCCCAGATGCTCAAGAGGAACTTTGCTGATGTGTTTGTTGGCGCTAACCCACAAG CGGTGGATCTGTTAGAGAAGATGCTGGTTCTGGACACTGATAAGCGAATCACAGCGTCCGAGGCCCTGGCCCACCCCTACTTCTCCCAGTACCACGACCCTGACGATGAGCCAGAGTCCGAGCCATACGACCAGAGCTTCGAGAGCAGAGAGCTGGAGATAGAGGAGTGGAAAA ggtTGACATATGAGGAGGTTTGCAGTTTCGAGCCCCTGCCATTCGATGGAGACGAGATGGAGTCCTGA